In Micromonospora sp. NBC_01813, the following are encoded in one genomic region:
- a CDS encoding GNAT family N-acetyltransferase, which translates to METPTPTVRRVQPADAARMRALRLEMLADSPLAFLERLADAAARPHHEYAERIARASTGSLLAQFVAEQAAEPAAGPAAGRSGESGRSGSSGRSERRAGGRFVAHAGAHVAADDPATTVLFAIYVSPAWRGQELLAGLIDAVADWSRAAGRPELLLEVVVGNDRAVRAYQRLGFVDTGVRLPHPTLPTLSELQMRRPA; encoded by the coding sequence ATGGAGACCCCCACCCCGACGGTACGGCGCGTCCAGCCGGCGGACGCGGCCCGGATGCGGGCGCTGCGGCTGGAGATGCTGGCCGACTCGCCGCTGGCGTTCCTGGAGCGGCTCGCCGACGCGGCGGCCCGACCCCATCACGAGTACGCCGAGCGGATCGCCCGGGCCTCGACCGGGAGTCTGCTGGCCCAGTTCGTCGCCGAGCAGGCCGCGGAGCCGGCTGCGGGGCCGGCTGCGGGCCGCTCGGGAGAATCCGGACGGTCCGGATCGTCGGGACGGTCCGAACGGCGCGCGGGCGGGCGGTTCGTGGCGCACGCCGGTGCCCACGTCGCCGCCGACGACCCGGCGACGACCGTACTGTTCGCCATCTACGTCAGCCCCGCCTGGCGCGGCCAGGAGCTGCTCGCCGGGCTGATCGACGCGGTGGCCGACTGGTCACGGGCGGCCGGCCGGCCGGAGTTGCTGCTCGAGGTGGTCGTCGGCAACGATCGGGCGGTACGCGCGTACCAGCGGCTCGGTTTCGTCGACACCGGGGTACGCCTGCCGCATCCCACGCTGCCGACCCTCAGCGAGCTGCAGATGCGCCGGCCCGCCTAG
- a CDS encoding serine hydrolase, giving the protein MKSGRHRAAGGRATRRPDHSAPRHQQRRAGQRRPLIAALGLLIVLSAFVSWLPGDVGQPPPRQPGWTISDSDQRTVLLRDAVVPVPTDGFFSWAAMNRRTGLLTGSANLNAQSDTMSLVKAWLAADDLRRADERGRLPRSPQLAELSAVIRDSDNAGADATYDRVGGRESLERMVRVCGLTDTAPVDHRWSNTLTSARDLTRLGRCLADGRAAGEQWTPWLLAEMRAVRGEGDFGPRDTLTPEYAATIAIKNGWLLRDEDQLWHVSCLAIGEHWVIGALARYPGEHGLDHGVDFCRQVGAALLLVA; this is encoded by the coding sequence GTGAAGTCCGGACGCCACCGCGCGGCCGGCGGCCGGGCCACCCGCCGGCCGGACCACTCGGCGCCCCGGCACCAGCAACGCCGGGCCGGGCAACGCCGCCCGCTGATCGCCGCCCTGGGGTTGCTCATCGTGCTGTCGGCGTTCGTCAGCTGGCTGCCCGGCGACGTCGGCCAGCCACCTCCACGGCAACCCGGCTGGACGATCTCCGACAGCGACCAGCGCACCGTTCTGCTGCGCGACGCCGTGGTCCCGGTGCCGACCGACGGATTCTTCTCGTGGGCGGCGATGAACCGCCGGACCGGACTGCTGACCGGCTCGGCGAACCTCAACGCACAGAGCGACACCATGTCGCTGGTCAAGGCCTGGCTGGCCGCCGACGACCTGCGCCGCGCCGACGAACGTGGCAGACTCCCCCGCTCCCCGCAGCTCGCCGAACTGTCCGCCGTCATCCGCGACAGCGACAACGCCGGTGCCGACGCGACCTACGACCGGGTCGGCGGACGGGAATCCCTGGAGCGGATGGTGCGGGTCTGCGGGCTGACCGACACCGCGCCGGTCGACCACCGCTGGAGCAACACCCTCACCTCGGCCCGGGACCTCACCCGGCTCGGCCGATGCCTCGCCGACGGCCGGGCCGCCGGCGAGCAGTGGACCCCCTGGCTGCTCGCCGAGATGCGCGCGGTCCGCGGCGAAGGCGACTTCGGCCCACGGGACACCCTGACCCCCGAGTACGCCGCCACCATCGCCATCAAGAACGGCTGGCTGCTGCGCGACGAGGACCAGCTGTGGCACGTCAGCTGCCTGGCGATCGGCGAGCACTGGGTGATCGGAGCGCTCGCCCGCTACCCCGGCGAACACGGGCTCGACCACGGCGTCGACTTCTGCCGACAGGTCGGTGCCGCCCTGCTGCTGGTCGCCTGA
- a CDS encoding glycoside hydrolase family 43 protein → MLAAHPAEPRTYRNPIVAGFHPDPSVCRVGEDYYLVCSSFEYFPGVPIFHSRDLVDWRQIGNVLDRPGQLELPADTPASRGVFAPTIRHHDGRFWVVTTNVSIGRHLIVTATDPAGPWSDPVHFDLPHVDPSLTWDDNGDCWLTVSGVESYRIDPTCGAVHEGPLPMWSGTGGQYPEAPHLYRIDSWWYLLVSEGGTHTGHAVSIARSRSIRGPFEPGPDNPFLTHRSTNRPVQATGHADLVQAADGSWWMVLLGIRAKGQWPPYHVLGRETFLVPVRWVDGWPVVDPVEQSMIAPTGTPPALAGQQTLAAQQTRAGGADPGGYRDDFDDTRLAHCWLSIRERPPASWSLTDRPGWLTLHATGTTLDRSGATVVAYRQQHHDCRASVHLDPGTGRAGLTLRIDEAHHYDFELHGGVARVVGRVGPFRQVFGEQPVPAGCVTLTIATRTHDLLPPTVTSAAEAVAPGAPFGVRPAGSDTVSFELATDTGPVVLAELDGRYLSTEVAAGFTGRVIGMYVTAGSADFDWFHYQPTAAS, encoded by the coding sequence GTGCTTGCAGCCCACCCCGCCGAACCGCGCACCTACCGCAACCCGATCGTCGCCGGCTTCCACCCCGACCCCAGCGTCTGCCGGGTCGGCGAGGACTACTACCTGGTCTGTTCGAGCTTCGAGTACTTCCCCGGCGTACCGATCTTCCACAGCCGGGACCTGGTCGACTGGCGGCAGATCGGCAACGTACTCGACCGACCCGGGCAGCTGGAGCTGCCGGCCGACACGCCCGCCTCGCGTGGCGTCTTCGCGCCGACCATCCGCCACCACGACGGCCGGTTCTGGGTCGTCACCACCAACGTCTCCATCGGCCGGCACCTGATCGTCACCGCGACCGACCCGGCCGGGCCGTGGTCGGACCCGGTCCACTTCGACCTGCCACACGTCGATCCGTCGCTGACCTGGGACGACAACGGCGACTGCTGGCTGACCGTCTCCGGCGTCGAGTCGTACCGCATCGATCCGACGTGCGGCGCGGTCCACGAAGGTCCGCTGCCGATGTGGTCGGGCACCGGCGGGCAGTACCCCGAGGCACCGCACCTGTACCGGATCGACAGCTGGTGGTACCTGCTGGTCTCCGAGGGCGGCACGCACACCGGGCACGCCGTCTCGATCGCCCGGTCCCGCAGCATCCGGGGCCCGTTCGAGCCCGGCCCGGACAACCCGTTCCTCACCCACCGGAGCACCAACCGGCCGGTGCAGGCGACCGGCCACGCCGATCTGGTCCAGGCCGCCGACGGCAGTTGGTGGATGGTCCTGCTCGGCATCCGCGCCAAGGGCCAGTGGCCGCCGTACCACGTGCTCGGCCGGGAGACCTTCCTGGTGCCGGTGCGGTGGGTGGACGGCTGGCCGGTCGTCGACCCGGTCGAACAGAGCATGATCGCCCCCACCGGCACCCCGCCGGCCCTCGCCGGCCAGCAAACCCTGGCCGCCCAGCAAACCCGGGCCGGCGGCGCCGACCCGGGCGGCTACCGCGACGACTTCGACGACACCCGCCTGGCGCACTGCTGGCTGTCGATCCGTGAGCGCCCGCCGGCGAGCTGGTCGCTGACCGATCGGCCCGGCTGGCTCACCCTGCACGCCACCGGCACCACCCTGGACCGCAGCGGTGCCACCGTCGTGGCGTACCGCCAGCAGCACCACGACTGCCGGGCGAGTGTCCACCTCGACCCCGGCACCGGCCGGGCCGGGTTGACCCTGCGCATCGACGAGGCCCACCACTACGATTTCGAGCTCCACGGCGGCGTGGCCCGGGTGGTGGGCCGGGTCGGGCCGTTCCGTCAGGTCTTCGGCGAGCAGCCGGTGCCGGCCGGCTGCGTCACCCTGACGATCGCCACCCGTACCCATGATCTGCTGCCACCGACGGTGACCTCTGCCGCCGAGGCCGTCGCACCGGGGGCACCGTTCGGGGTACGGCCGGCCGGCAGCGACACCGTCAGCTTCGAGCTGGCCACCGACACCGGCCCGGTGGTCCTCGCCGAGCTCGACGGACGCTACCTGTCCACTGAGGTCGCGGCGGGTTTCACCGGGCGGGTGATCGGCATGTACGTCACCGCCGGCAGCGCCGACTTCGACTGGTTCCACTACCAGCCGACGGCTGCCAGCTAG
- a CDS encoding M28 family peptidase — translation MTKIDPAALRDHVVELTRHGPRHRDNPTAIGPVLDHLTGHLTDSGYRVAVERYGDAAHEVNLIADLGRPVDAPIVEVGAHWDTVAGTPGADDNASGVAGLLEIARLLAVDPPARSPRFCVFGGEEDDEPFTGSRAHVARLGADGVRVAGAVVLEMIAYRDSRPGTQRIPAEMRDALGDVAGLDRGDFVCAIGSIESTHWLAALQAAGWVQEPTLPVVPLPVPRQHSGDGARSDHVPYWAAGWPAVMVSDTANFRNPHYHRPSDTIDTLDFDFAAAVAATVAEAVRTLSR, via the coding sequence GTGACGAAAATCGATCCGGCGGCGCTGCGTGACCATGTGGTCGAGCTGACCAGACACGGGCCCCGGCACCGCGACAACCCCACGGCGATCGGGCCGGTGCTCGACCACCTCACCGGCCATCTGACGGACTCCGGCTACCGGGTGGCCGTCGAGCGGTACGGCGACGCGGCGCACGAGGTGAACCTGATCGCCGACCTCGGCCGGCCGGTCGACGCACCGATCGTGGAGGTCGGCGCGCACTGGGACACGGTCGCCGGCACGCCCGGTGCCGACGACAACGCCAGCGGCGTGGCCGGCCTGTTGGAGATCGCCCGGTTGCTGGCCGTCGATCCGCCGGCCCGCTCGCCCCGCTTCTGCGTCTTCGGCGGCGAGGAGGACGACGAGCCGTTCACGGGCAGCCGGGCGCATGTCGCGCGGCTGGGCGCCGACGGCGTACGGGTCGCCGGCGCCGTCGTGCTGGAGATGATCGCCTACCGGGATTCCCGCCCCGGCACCCAACGGATCCCGGCCGAGATGCGCGATGCCCTCGGCGACGTGGCCGGCCTGGACCGTGGTGACTTCGTCTGCGCCATCGGCAGCATCGAGTCGACCCACTGGTTGGCCGCGTTGCAGGCGGCCGGCTGGGTCCAGGAGCCCACCCTGCCGGTGGTGCCGCTGCCGGTCCCCCGCCAGCACTCCGGTGACGGTGCCCGCAGCGATCACGTCCCGTACTGGGCGGCCGGCTGGCCGGCGGTCATGGTCAGCGACACGGCGAACTTCCGCAATCCGCACTACCACCGGCCGAGCGACACCATCGACACGCTCGACTTCGACTTCGCGGCGGCGGTGGCCGCCACCGTCGCCGAGGCGGTCCGCACGCTGTCCCGGTGA
- a CDS encoding cold-shock protein produces MAQGTVKWFNSEKGYGFIAVDGGEDVFVHFSAIEMDGYKALEDGQRVEFEIGQGQKGPQAERVRVVG; encoded by the coding sequence GTGGCACAGGGCACCGTGAAGTGGTTCAACAGCGAGAAGGGCTACGGTTTCATCGCGGTCGACGGGGGTGAGGACGTCTTCGTCCACTTCTCCGCCATCGAGATGGACGGCTACAAGGCGCTCGAGGACGGGCAGCGCGTCGAGTTCGAGATCGGCCAGGGGCAGAAGGGTCCGCAGGCGGAGCGGGTCCGGGTCGTCGGCTGA